In a genomic window of Streptomyces sp. NBC_01231:
- a CDS encoding DUF3107 domain-containing protein, producing MEVKIGVQHAPREIVLESGQSAEDVERAVAEALAGKSQLLSLVDEHGRKVLVPADRLAYVELGEPAPRKVGFGAL from the coding sequence GTGGAGGTCAAGATCGGCGTGCAGCACGCACCCCGCGAGATCGTTCTGGAGAGCGGTCAGAGTGCCGAGGACGTCGAGCGAGCGGTGGCCGAGGCACTGGCGGGCAAGTCTCAGCTGCTGAGCCTCGTGGACGAGCACGGCCGCAAGGTCCTCGTGCCCGCCGACCGTCTCGCCTACGTCGAACTCGGCGAACCGGCCCCCCGCAAGGTGGGATTCGGCGCGCTGTAG
- a CDS encoding alpha/beta hydrolase produces the protein MSRRVSFTPPPGARAYPLRTARGEFAVVDSPVAGGEAKGTVLMLPGFTGSKEDFTLLHEPLTARGYRIVAVDGRGQFESDGPEDDESAYARERLARDVLAQAEAVGTPVHLLGHSLGGQIARAAVLLDHSPFRSLTLMSSGPAQISDSQQQRVKLLRDALAVLDMAEVWGAIQAMGPPEEVGGPAVGIGDQDQLRRRWLGTRRAQLLATGRQLCTEPDRVTELAVVPLPFHVLSGAADDTWPVTLLDDMAVRLRARRTVVPGAEHSPNADQPQPTARALADFWDGTPAQSPAGTTPG, from the coding sequence GTGAGCCGTCGCGTCTCCTTCACCCCGCCCCCCGGCGCCCGCGCCTACCCTCTGCGCACCGCACGCGGTGAATTCGCCGTCGTGGACAGCCCGGTGGCCGGCGGCGAGGCGAAGGGGACCGTGCTGATGCTGCCCGGGTTCACCGGCAGCAAGGAGGACTTCACGCTGCTGCACGAGCCGCTCACGGCGCGCGGGTACCGGATCGTGGCCGTCGACGGCCGGGGGCAGTTCGAGTCGGACGGCCCCGAGGACGACGAGTCCGCCTACGCGCGGGAACGGCTGGCGCGGGACGTGCTCGCGCAGGCCGAAGCCGTCGGGACGCCCGTGCATCTGCTGGGGCACTCTCTCGGCGGGCAGATCGCCCGGGCGGCCGTACTGCTCGACCACTCCCCCTTCCGCTCGCTCACCCTCATGTCCTCCGGCCCGGCGCAGATCTCCGACTCCCAGCAGCAGCGCGTGAAGCTGCTGCGGGACGCGCTCGCCGTGCTGGACATGGCCGAGGTGTGGGGGGCCATCCAGGCGATGGGGCCGCCGGAGGAGGTTGGCGGGCCCGCCGTCGGTATCGGTGACCAGGACCAGCTGCGCCGCCGCTGGTTGGGCACCAGGCGCGCCCAACTCCTCGCCACGGGACGCCAGTTGTGCACCGAGCCGGACCGGGTCACCGAACTCGCCGTCGTCCCGCTGCCGTTCCATGTGCTGTCGGGCGCCGCCGACGACACCTGGCCCGTGACGCTCCTCGACGACATGGCCGTACGACTGCGGGCGCGCCGGACGGTCGTCCCCGGCGCCGAGCACTCCCCGAATGCGGACCAGCCCCAGCCGACCGCACGGGCCCTCGCCGACTTCTGGGACGGCACCCCAGCACAGAGTCCGGCTGGTACGACGCCCGGCTAA
- a CDS encoding ABC transporter permease, producing MSEALVASQAPGTDIVVPGASGARQFWRRLRVQRAALVAAVVVALLVLVALAAPLLTAIEGQDPTTYHPSLVDSARGGVPVGSFGGVSGDHWLGVEPQTGRDLFARLVYGARVSLGVALAATLVQVAIGVAVGVAAALGNRWIDQLLSRVADIIVAMPLVIMALALLAIVPSSFPRPVLVSLIIGFVAWGTIAKITRAQTLSLKQLDYVAAARLSGWGTVRIARQELLPGLAGPVITYAALMVPANISIEAALSFLGVGVRPPTPSWGQMLTSANVWYQAAPQYLLLPAGALFVTVLALTVLGDGVRTALDPRAASRLRVGTGRRREAKA from the coding sequence ATGAGTGAGGCACTTGTCGCCTCCCAGGCCCCCGGGACGGACATCGTCGTCCCGGGGGCCTCCGGGGCTCGTCAGTTCTGGCGGCGGCTGCGCGTGCAGCGAGCCGCCCTCGTCGCGGCGGTCGTCGTCGCGCTGCTCGTCCTGGTCGCTCTCGCCGCGCCGCTGCTCACGGCGATCGAGGGCCAGGACCCGACCACTTATCACCCGTCATTGGTGGATTCGGCGCGCGGCGGCGTGCCTGTCGGATCCTTCGGCGGCGTCAGCGGCGACCACTGGCTCGGCGTCGAGCCGCAGACCGGACGCGACCTGTTCGCGCGGCTGGTGTACGGCGCGCGGGTCTCCCTGGGGGTCGCGCTGGCGGCGACCCTGGTGCAGGTCGCCATCGGTGTCGCGGTGGGCGTCGCGGCCGCCCTCGGCAACCGATGGATTGATCAACTGTTGAGCCGGGTCGCCGACATCATCGTCGCCATGCCACTGGTGATCATGGCGTTGGCGCTGCTGGCCATCGTGCCCAGCAGCTTCCCGAGGCCGGTGCTGGTCTCACTCATCATCGGCTTTGTCGCCTGGGGCACCATCGCCAAGATCACACGCGCCCAGACACTCAGCCTCAAGCAACTCGACTACGTCGCCGCCGCACGGCTCAGCGGCTGGGGCACCGTCAGGATCGCCCGCCAGGAGTTGCTGCCCGGCCTGGCCGGGCCTGTCATCACCTACGCCGCGCTCATGGTGCCGGCCAACATCTCCATCGAGGCCGCCCTGTCCTTCCTCGGCGTCGGCGTGCGGCCGCCCACTCCGTCCTGGGGGCAGATGCTCACCTCGGCCAACGTCTGGTACCAGGCGGCCCCGCAGTACCTGCTGCTGCCCGCGGGCGCCCTGTTCGTGACCGTGCTCGCGCTCACCGTCCTCGGTGACGGTGTCCGCACCGCCCTCGACCCACGCGCGGCCTCGCGCCTGCGCGTCGGCACCGGTCGGAGGCGGGAGGCGAAGGCATGA
- a CDS encoding DEAD/DEAH box helicase, giving the protein MTLPVALSGTDVIGQAKTGTGKTLGFGLPLLERVTVPADVEAGRAQPEALTDAPQALVVVPTRELCTQVTNDLLTAGKVRNVRVLAIYGGRAYEPQVEALKKGIDVVVGTPGRLLDLAGQKKLNLKHIKSLVLDEADEMLDLGFLPDVEKIINMLPVKRQTMLFSATMPGAVIGLARRYMSQPTHINATSPDDAGRTVANTKQHVYRAHNMDKPEMVSRILQAEGRGLVMVFCRTKRTAADLADQLQQRGFASGAVHGDLGQGAREQALRAFRNGKVDVLVCTDVAARGIDVEGVTHVINYQSPEDEKTYLHRIGRTGRAGAKGIAVTLVDWDDIPRWQLINKALELNFSDPPETYSTSPHFYEELGIPAGTKGVLPRTERTRAGLDAEELEDLGEPGGRGPRGRGDRNGRGGQGGRSGQGGRGGRSERSDRDESRSADSERSARTPRRRRRTRSGTPLDATASSGAAQAIAPEESATAVSAGTAVPAEDTSATTRTPRRRRRTRNGAQGDAVPAATAVEAVAPEASAEAAVATAEGTVAPDSVEAPAKSRRRRTRKSAETPLTSAEPTTAAPEPAAPVSPEAVTDAVRVSEATTVSEPEAPAAQPRRRTRKATTAAVAEAAEGTAEAAADAVEVAETKPRRRTRKAAAATAAPAEAALDTVEATEAKPRRRTRKAAEAVAAVTAEIPAQTAQEPEPTEAKPRRTRKTAASAEAAVDTETKPRRTRKTAAAEAAVDTAEGTEAAPRRRTRKAAEPTVSTDTADAAETKPRRTRKTAAAETAVDTAEGTEAAPRRRTRKAAEPTVSTDTADAAETAVDTAEGTEAKPRRTRKAATATAAEETAEPTVAKPRRTRKTAASAEAAVDTAEGAEAKPKARRARKATAAAEPAASADIPAQSAEATPRVRRPRKAAEATEPAES; this is encoded by the coding sequence ATGACCCTTCCCGTCGCCCTCTCCGGCACGGACGTCATCGGCCAGGCCAAGACCGGCACCGGCAAGACGCTGGGCTTCGGCCTCCCGCTCCTCGAGCGCGTCACCGTCCCCGCCGACGTGGAGGCCGGGCGCGCCCAGCCCGAGGCCCTCACCGACGCACCGCAGGCGCTCGTGGTCGTCCCCACCCGCGAGCTGTGCACGCAGGTCACCAACGACCTGCTGACCGCGGGCAAGGTGCGCAACGTGCGGGTTCTCGCGATCTACGGCGGCCGGGCCTACGAGCCCCAGGTGGAGGCCCTCAAGAAGGGCATCGACGTCGTCGTCGGCACTCCGGGCCGCCTGCTGGACCTCGCGGGCCAGAAGAAGCTCAACCTCAAGCACATCAAGTCGCTCGTCCTCGACGAGGCCGACGAGATGCTCGACCTGGGCTTCCTGCCCGACGTCGAGAAGATCATCAACATGCTTCCGGTCAAGCGCCAGACCATGCTGTTCTCGGCGACCATGCCGGGCGCGGTCATCGGACTCGCCCGCCGGTACATGTCGCAGCCCACGCACATCAACGCCACGTCGCCGGACGACGCGGGCAGGACCGTCGCGAACACCAAGCAGCACGTGTACCGCGCGCACAACATGGACAAGCCCGAGATGGTCTCGCGCATCCTCCAGGCCGAGGGCCGCGGCCTGGTCATGGTGTTCTGCCGTACCAAGCGCACGGCGGCCGACCTCGCCGACCAGCTCCAGCAGCGCGGCTTCGCGTCCGGCGCGGTCCACGGCGACCTCGGCCAGGGCGCCCGCGAGCAGGCCCTGCGCGCCTTCCGCAACGGCAAGGTCGACGTGCTCGTCTGCACCGACGTCGCCGCCCGCGGCATCGACGTCGAGGGCGTCACCCACGTCATCAACTACCAGTCCCCCGAGGACGAGAAGACGTACCTGCACCGCATCGGCCGTACCGGCCGCGCGGGCGCCAAGGGCATCGCGGTCACGCTCGTCGACTGGGACGACATCCCGCGCTGGCAGCTCATCAACAAGGCGCTGGAGCTCAACTTCAGCGACCCGCCGGAGACGTACTCCACCTCCCCGCACTTCTACGAGGAACTCGGCATTCCCGCGGGCACGAAGGGCGTCCTGCCGCGCACCGAGCGGACGCGTGCCGGGCTCGACGCGGAGGAGCTCGAGGACCTGGGCGAGCCGGGCGGGCGCGGTCCGCGCGGTCGCGGCGACCGGAACGGTCGCGGTGGCCAGGGCGGCCGCAGTGGCCAGGGCGGCCGAGGTGGCCGGAGTGAGCGGAGCGACCGGGACGAGTCCCGGTCCGCCGACAGCGAGCGCTCGGCCCGTACACCGCGTCGCCGCCGCCGTACCCGCAGTGGTACGCCGCTGGACGCCACGGCGTCCTCCGGGGCGGCTCAGGCGATCGCACCGGAGGAGAGTGCCACGGCGGTCTCCGCGGGAACGGCCGTTCCCGCGGAGGACACGTCCGCGACGACGCGTACCCCGCGTCGTCGCCGTCGGACCCGCAACGGCGCTCAGGGCGATGCCGTACCGGCGGCCACGGCCGTCGAGGCGGTGGCGCCCGAGGCGAGCGCGGAGGCGGCCGTCGCGACGGCCGAGGGCACCGTTGCCCCGGATTCCGTTGAGGCCCCTGCGAAGTCGCGTCGCCGCCGTACCCGCAAGTCCGCGGAGACGCCGCTCACATCGGCCGAGCCGACGACGGCGGCACCCGAGCCGGCCGCGCCGGTGAGCCCGGAGGCCGTCACCGACGCGGTGCGGGTGTCCGAGGCGACGACGGTGTCGGAGCCCGAGGCTCCCGCCGCCCAGCCCCGGCGTCGTACCCGCAAGGCGACGACTGCGGCTGTGGCCGAGGCCGCGGAAGGCACCGCTGAAGCGGCTGCTGACGCTGTGGAGGTCGCGGAGACCAAGCCCCGCCGTCGTACCCGCAAGGCCGCCGCAGCCACCGCGGCTCCCGCCGAGGCGGCCCTCGACACCGTCGAGGCCACGGAGGCCAAGCCGCGCCGTCGCACCCGCAAGGCCGCCGAGGCCGTAGCGGCCGTCACCGCCGAGATCCCGGCACAGACGGCCCAGGAGCCGGAGCCCACTGAGGCCAAGCCGCGCCGTACGCGCAAGACCGCGGCGTCGGCCGAGGCCGCCGTGGACACGGAGACCAAGCCGCGCCGTACCCGCAAGACCGCAGCCGCGGAAGCGGCCGTGGACACCGCGGAAGGCACGGAAGCGGCACCCCGCCGCCGTACCCGTAAGGCAGCCGAGCCCACCGTGAGCACGGACACCGCGGACGCCGCGGAGACCAAGCCGCGCCGCACCCGCAAGACCGCAGCCGCGGAGACGGCCGTGGACACCGCCGAGGGCACGGAAGCGGCACCCCGCCGCCGTACCCGTAAGGCAGCCGAGCCCACCGTGAGCACGGACACCGCGGACGCCGCGGAGACGGCCGTGGACACCGCCGAGGGCACGGAGGCCAAGCCGCGCCGTACGCGCAAGGCAGCCACGGCCACCGCGGCCGAGGAGACGGCCGAGCCGACCGTGGCGAAGCCGCGTCGTACGCGCAAGACCGCGGCGTCGGCCGAGGCTGCCGTGGACACGGCGGAAGGTGCCGAGGCGAAGCCCAAGGCGCGCCGGGCCCGCAAGGCCACGGCTGCCGCGGAGCCCGCCGCGTCCGCCGACATCCCGGCCCAGTCCGCCGAGGCCACGCCGAGGGTACGGCGGCCCCGTAAGGCCGCGGAGGCCACGGAGCCCGCGGAGAGCTGA
- a CDS encoding alpha/beta hydrolase, with the protein MSSTELPFVPPANVLPKVAPVRVAEGERLRSVGLPGITLSIRSRPPARAGLPPALCVHGLGGSSQNWSALMEQVQATVDSEAVDLPGFGDSPPPDDGDYSISGHARAVIRYLDASGRGPVHLFGNSLGGAVCTRVAAVRPDLVRTLTLVSPALPEIRVQRTAVPTGLLAVPGVAGLFTRFTKEWTAEQRVRGVTALCYGDPGRVTPEGFRYAVEEMERRLRLPYFWDAMTRSARGLVNAYTLGGQHALWRQAERVLAPTLLVYGGRDQLVGFRMAQKAARTFRDSRLLTLPEAGHVAMMEYPETVAGAFRDLLTDAETAGGRTGAPDGGAGMSSTTGAGS; encoded by the coding sequence ATGTCTTCGACCGAGCTGCCGTTCGTGCCGCCCGCCAATGTGCTCCCCAAGGTGGCGCCCGTCCGGGTCGCGGAAGGTGAGCGCCTGAGGTCGGTCGGGCTGCCCGGGATCACGCTGTCGATCCGGTCGAGACCGCCGGCGCGTGCGGGTCTGCCGCCCGCCCTGTGCGTCCACGGACTGGGCGGTTCCTCGCAGAACTGGTCCGCGTTGATGGAGCAGGTGCAGGCCACCGTCGACAGCGAGGCCGTCGATCTGCCGGGCTTCGGCGACTCCCCGCCGCCGGACGACGGTGACTACTCGATCAGCGGGCACGCGCGCGCGGTCATTCGCTACCTCGACGCGTCCGGGCGCGGCCCCGTGCACCTCTTCGGGAACTCGCTCGGCGGCGCGGTCTGCACGCGTGTGGCCGCGGTGCGTCCCGATCTCGTCCGCACGCTCACGCTCGTCTCGCCGGCGCTGCCGGAGATCCGCGTCCAGCGCACCGCCGTGCCGACGGGACTGCTCGCGGTGCCCGGCGTGGCCGGACTCTTCACCAGGTTCACCAAGGAGTGGACGGCCGAGCAGCGGGTCCGCGGGGTCACGGCCCTGTGCTACGGCGACCCCGGGCGGGTGACGCCCGAGGGCTTCCGGTACGCGGTGGAGGAGATGGAGCGGCGGCTGCGGCTGCCGTACTTCTGGGACGCGATGACGCGCTCCGCGCGCGGGCTGGTGAACGCGTACACCCTGGGCGGCCAGCACGCGCTGTGGCGCCAGGCGGAACGCGTCCTCGCCCCGACGCTCCTCGTCTACGGTGGCCGGGACCAACTCGTGGGCTTCCGCATGGCCCAGAAAGCGGCCCGCACGTTCCGCGACTCCCGCCTGCTCACCCTGCCCGAGGCGGGGCACGTGGCGATGATGGAGTACCCCGAAACGGTCGCGGGCGCGTTCCGTGACCTCCTCACGGACGCGGAGACCGCCGGGGGAAGGACGGGTGCCCCCGACGGGGGCGCCGGGATGTCGAGCACTACTGGCGCGGGGAGCTGA
- a CDS encoding ferritin-like domain-containing protein: MTTPDNTSDATADVSPEVTGVAAQDWSRACVDPQYRAAVVDLLGALAYGELAAFERLAEDAKLAPTLADKAELAKMASAEFHHYEKLRDRLTEIGEEPTLAMEPFVAALDGFHKQTAPSDWLEGLVKAYVGDSIASDFYREVAARLDADSRELVLAVLDDTGHAGFAVEKVRAAIDAEPRVGGRLALWARRLMGEALSQSQRVVADRDALSTMLVGGVADGFDLAEVGRMFSRITEAHTKRMAALGLAA, translated from the coding sequence ATGACGACGCCTGACAACACCTCCGACGCAACCGCAGACGTTTCCCCCGAGGTCACCGGAGTCGCTGCCCAGGACTGGTCCCGGGCCTGCGTGGACCCGCAGTACCGCGCGGCGGTCGTGGACCTGCTCGGCGCTCTCGCATACGGGGAACTGGCGGCCTTCGAACGGCTCGCGGAGGACGCCAAGCTGGCGCCGACGCTCGCGGACAAGGCGGAGCTCGCGAAGATGGCGTCCGCCGAGTTCCACCACTACGAGAAGCTGCGCGACCGGCTCACGGAGATCGGTGAGGAGCCGACCCTGGCGATGGAGCCGTTCGTCGCCGCGCTCGACGGCTTCCACAAGCAGACGGCACCGTCCGACTGGCTGGAGGGTCTGGTCAAGGCGTACGTCGGCGACTCGATCGCCAGCGACTTCTACCGCGAGGTCGCCGCTCGCCTCGACGCGGACAGCCGGGAACTCGTCCTCGCCGTCCTCGACGACACCGGTCACGCCGGCTTCGCCGTGGAGAAGGTGCGCGCCGCGATCGACGCGGAGCCGCGCGTCGGGGGACGGCTCGCGCTGTGGGCGCGGCGGCTGATGGGCGAGGCGCTGTCGCAGTCCCAGCGCGTGGTGGCCGACCGGGACGCCCTGTCGACGATGCTCGTGGGCGGGGTCGCGGACGGTTTCGACCTCGCCGAGGTGGGCCGGATGTTCTCCCGCATCACCGAGGCCCACACCAAGCGGATGGCGGCGCTGGGGCTGGCGGCCTAG
- a CDS encoding ABC transporter substrate-binding protein has product MRPPSLTARRVAAVSVGLVLAAGAAACGPEDNDAKASAGDSTPHKGGTLTVLNSAPQQDFDPARLYTSGGGNVPSLVFRTLTTRNRENGAAGTEVVPDLATDTGRPNKDATVWTYTLKKGLKYEDGTAITSADIKYGIERSFAPELSGGAPYLRDWLVGAADYQGPYKDKKGLSAIETPDERTIVFHLNKPEGEFPYLATQTQTTPVPKSKDTGTKYEEHPVSSGPYKVVTNENDGEHLVLARNTNWSASTDAERKAYPDKIDVRSGLDSSVINQRLSASQGADAAAVTTDTNLGPAELAKVTGDKKLAARVGTGHFGYTNYLAFNPNVKPFDNPKVRQAISYAIDRSSVINAAGGSALAEPATTFLPDQKSFGYTPYDLFPAGETGNAAKAKELLKEAGHANGLTITLAHSNSKDFETSPEIATAVQDALKKAGITVKLQGLEDNDYSDKIHNVKTEPGFFLAHWGADWPSGGPFLAPIFDGRQIVRDGANFNTGFLDDKSVNAEIDAINKLTDLDAAAKRWGALDKKIGEQALTVPLFHPVYKRLYGEDIKNVVISDWTGVLDISQVAVK; this is encoded by the coding sequence ATGCGTCCACCGTCCCTCACAGCGCGCCGTGTGGCCGCGGTATCCGTAGGCCTGGTTCTGGCAGCGGGCGCCGCGGCCTGCGGGCCCGAGGACAACGATGCCAAGGCGTCCGCCGGCGACTCCACGCCCCACAAGGGCGGCACACTCACGGTCCTGAACTCCGCCCCGCAGCAGGACTTCGACCCGGCCCGCCTGTACACCTCCGGCGGCGGAAACGTCCCCTCCCTGGTGTTCCGTACGCTCACCACCCGCAACCGCGAGAACGGCGCGGCCGGCACCGAGGTCGTCCCGGACCTCGCCACCGACACCGGGCGCCCCAACAAGGACGCGACCGTCTGGACGTACACCTTGAAGAAGGGGCTGAAGTACGAGGACGGCACCGCGATCACCTCGGCCGACATCAAGTACGGCATCGAGCGCTCCTTCGCCCCCGAGCTCTCCGGCGGCGCCCCCTACCTGAGGGACTGGCTGGTCGGCGCGGCCGACTACCAGGGCCCCTACAAGGACAAGAAGGGGCTCTCGGCGATCGAGACGCCGGACGAGCGGACCATCGTCTTCCATCTGAACAAGCCCGAGGGCGAGTTCCCGTACCTGGCCACGCAGACGCAGACGACGCCCGTCCCGAAGAGCAAGGACACGGGAACGAAGTACGAGGAACACCCGGTCTCGTCCGGCCCGTACAAGGTCGTCACGAACGAGAACGACGGCGAGCACCTCGTCCTGGCGCGCAACACGAACTGGTCCGCCTCGACGGACGCCGAGCGCAAGGCGTACCCGGACAAGATCGACGTACGGTCCGGGCTGGACTCGTCCGTGATCAACCAGCGGCTGTCGGCGTCCCAGGGGGCGGACGCGGCCGCGGTCACCACGGACACCAACCTGGGCCCGGCCGAGCTCGCGAAGGTGACCGGTGACAAGAAGCTGGCCGCGCGCGTCGGCACCGGCCACTTCGGTTACACGAATTACCTCGCGTTCAACCCGAACGTGAAGCCGTTCGACAACCCCAAGGTGCGGCAGGCGATCTCGTACGCCATCGACCGCTCGTCCGTGATCAACGCGGCCGGTGGTTCCGCGCTCGCCGAGCCCGCCACCACGTTCCTGCCGGACCAGAAGTCCTTCGGATACACGCCCTACGACCTGTTCCCGGCGGGTGAGACCGGCAACGCGGCGAAGGCCAAGGAGCTGCTGAAGGAGGCCGGTCACGCGAACGGGCTCACCATCACCCTGGCCCACTCCAACAGCAAGGACTTCGAGACCAGCCCCGAGATCGCGACCGCGGTCCAGGACGCGCTGAAGAAGGCCGGCATCACCGTCAAGCTCCAGGGTCTGGAGGACAACGACTACTCCGACAAGATCCACAACGTGAAGACCGAGCCGGGTTTCTTCCTCGCCCACTGGGGTGCCGACTGGCCCTCGGGCGGCCCCTTCCTCGCTCCGATCTTCGACGGTCGGCAGATCGTCAGGGACGGCGCGAACTTCAACACGGGCTTCCTCGACGACAAGTCGGTCAATGCCGAGATTGACGCGATCAACAAGTTGACTGATCTTGACGCTGCTGCCAAGAGGTGGGGTGCACTGGACAAGAAGATCGGCGAGCAGGCGTTGACCGTGCCGCTGTTCCACCCCGTCTACAAGCGGCTGTACGGGGAGGACATCAAGAACGTCGTGATCAGCGACTGGACCGGTGTTCTGGACATCTCGCAGGTCGCGGTCAAGTAA
- a CDS encoding DUF3152 domain-containing protein translates to MSRLPDGTPAHGVPRLADGTPARGVPQVRGGHPEQRETGGGWGGSSGRAGAGQGGPGPVIPRQRPAPRTGPAPRSGMGPRQDYLDAFEADDDVFVPRTAASGPRTGSAPSSRTAVHASDPYGSVTAWPDEAAVDAGEDDDAPPTGEPTTVKGTKGRTFTGIAAAAVTTVLAIVVAGQVADGRDSGDLRDQAATDQARDARGSDSQDGVAPSPEATPLTYEQKMGRTYALGATLKASGKFDAIPGVDKAPGKGQKFTYRVDVEQGLGLDGELFAEAVQKTLNDGRSWAHNGSRTFERVYSGKTDFVITLASPGTTAEWCAKSGLDTTEDNVSCDSAATERVMINAYRWAQGSTTYGDRIHPYRQMLINHEVGHRLGYGHVSCDKDGELAPVMQQQTKFLDHDGIHCKANPWPFPGS, encoded by the coding sequence ATGTCGCGTCTTCCCGACGGGACGCCCGCGCACGGTGTTCCCAGGCTTGCGGACGGCACCCCGGCCCGAGGTGTGCCCCAGGTGCGTGGTGGACATCCCGAGCAGCGGGAAACCGGCGGTGGCTGGGGCGGGTCGAGCGGGCGTGCTGGTGCCGGACAGGGTGGGCCCGGGCCGGTGATACCGCGCCAGCGGCCGGCACCACGGACGGGGCCGGCGCCGCGGTCCGGGATGGGACCGCGTCAGGACTACCTCGACGCCTTCGAGGCGGACGACGACGTCTTCGTCCCCCGTACGGCCGCCTCCGGGCCCCGCACGGGCTCCGCACCCTCGTCCCGGACCGCCGTGCACGCCTCCGACCCCTACGGCTCGGTCACCGCGTGGCCGGACGAGGCGGCCGTCGACGCGGGCGAGGACGACGACGCGCCGCCGACGGGCGAGCCCACCACGGTCAAGGGGACCAAGGGGCGGACGTTCACCGGCATCGCGGCCGCCGCCGTCACCACCGTGCTGGCCATCGTGGTGGCCGGCCAGGTCGCGGACGGGCGGGACAGTGGCGACCTGCGGGACCAGGCCGCCACCGATCAGGCACGGGACGCCCGCGGCTCGGACTCGCAGGACGGCGTGGCGCCGTCGCCCGAGGCGACGCCGCTGACGTACGAGCAGAAGATGGGCAGGACGTACGCGCTCGGCGCCACCCTCAAGGCCTCGGGGAAGTTCGACGCGATCCCCGGTGTCGACAAGGCGCCCGGCAAGGGGCAGAAGTTCACCTACCGTGTGGATGTGGAGCAGGGACTCGGACTCGACGGCGAACTGTTCGCCGAAGCCGTCCAGAAGACGCTCAACGACGGCCGGAGCTGGGCCCACAACGGCTCCCGTACCTTCGAGCGGGTCTACTCCGGCAAGACCGACTTCGTGATCACGCTCGCCAGCCCCGGCACGACCGCCGAGTGGTGTGCCAAGTCCGGCCTGGACACCACCGAGGACAACGTGTCGTGCGACTCGGCCGCCACCGAGCGCGTGATGATCAACGCGTATCGATGGGCGCAGGGATCAACGACATACGGTGATCGGATCCATCCGTACCGGCAGATGTTGATCAACCATGAGGTCGGTCACCGGCTCGGCTACGGCCACGTCAGCTGCGACAAGGACGGGGAGCTCGCGCCGGTCATGCAACAGCAGACCAAGTTCCTCGACCACGACGGAATCCACTGCAAGGCCAATCCCTGGCCGTTTCCGGGGAGTTGA
- a CDS encoding TetR/AcrR family transcriptional regulator — MTAIEQTEAARPRGTRLPRRARRNQLLGAAQEVFVAQGYHSAAMDDIAERAGVSKPVLYQHFPGKLDLYLALLDQHCESLIQSVRNALASTSDNKQRVRATMDAYFAYVEDDGGAFRLVFESDLTNEPAVRERVDKVTNECAEAICEVIAEDTGLSRAESMLLASGLGGLAQVVARSWLHSDRSVPRDQAVQLLTSLAWRGIAGFPLHGIDHH; from the coding sequence GTGACAGCCATCGAGCAGACAGAGGCAGCACGCCCGCGAGGCACGCGCCTGCCGCGCCGTGCCCGACGGAACCAACTGCTGGGCGCCGCCCAGGAGGTTTTCGTGGCGCAGGGCTACCACTCCGCCGCGATGGACGACATCGCCGAGCGCGCCGGCGTCAGCAAGCCGGTGCTCTACCAGCATTTCCCGGGCAAGCTCGACCTCTACCTCGCGCTGCTGGACCAGCACTGCGAGTCCCTGATCCAGTCCGTGCGGAACGCGCTCGCGTCGACGAGCGACAACAAGCAGCGCGTCCGGGCGACCATGGACGCCTACTTCGCGTACGTCGAGGACGACGGCGGCGCCTTCCGCCTGGTCTTCGAGTCGGACCTGACGAACGAGCCCGCGGTGCGTGAGCGCGTCGACAAGGTCACGAACGAGTGCGCCGAGGCGATCTGCGAGGTCATCGCGGAGGACACCGGGCTCTCGCGCGCGGAGTCGATGCTGCTGGCGTCGGGTCTGGGCGGTCTCGCGCAGGTGGTGGCCCGTTCCTGGCTGCACAGCGACCGCAGCGTCCCACGCGACCAGGCGGTCCAGCTGCTGACGTCCCTGGCCTGGCGGGGCATCGCGGGCTTCCCGCTGCACGGCATCGACCACCACTGA